ACCCCTACAGCGACCACGTGCCGATGATCGTCGCGACCTACGAAGGCCGCATCGTTGGTACGAAGCCGGCGTTCCCACTCGAGTTGCGTATCGGTGAGAAAACCTATCAGGGGCTCCAGCCGGCAGATGTGATGGTCCACGAGGATCATCGACGGCGCGGGCTGTACTCGCGGACGACCGAGCAGCTCAAAGAGCGCTATCGCGACCGCGAGGCTGCACTGTTCTTTAATTTCCCGAACGAGGCGACGCTTTCGGGGAGTCTCAAACACGGCTGGCAGATCGTCGAGGAGGTGCCGACCTACTATCGCGTCCAGCAACCCGATGCCCTGGCCGGCGACAACGAGCGCCTCGAGACGCTTGCGAAATTCGCCCGGCCGTTCGCAAATGTGTATCTTCGCGCACGCGAGGCAACGGTTCGGTCACCCCATGATGTGACGGTTCGGCGCTTCGCGGACGTGCCGGTCGAGCAGTTTGTCGAACTCGCTGAGCAGGCGACGCCGGGGACGATACACGCGAATCGCGACGAGACGTTCTACGAGTGGCGATTCAATAATCCCCTGTGGTCTTACGACGCCTACGTCGCAACACGCGGTGGAGAGCCAATTGCCGGACTCATCACCGGAACGCGAACCGAGGACGGGACGAAAGAAACCTGTCTGACCGATGTGGCACCACTCGGAACGACGACGGAACGACGCGACGGACTGGTTGCGATCCTCGAGCGCATCCTCGATGACCGCCGGAGCGTTGCGATGGTGGCGGCCAGCGGCCGGGCACTCCCGTCGGATTTGCTTGCACGGTTCGGGTTCCGGTCTGATCAGTCGCGGCCGTTTTCCAGATTGACACAGCCGACGACGCAGGTGACGTATCCACTCGCGGGTGACGACGGCCACAAGTGGACCGTCGCCGGACGGGCGATCACCGACCCACTAAACTGGACAGTCACGTTTGCCGAACAGGACACTTGGTAGGCTCGCGCGCACAGCAGATGGCGCTCAAGGGACAGTAAATCAACTCGTATACGAGACCGTCTCTCGGTGTGATGAGTAGTGGTTTCAAACCAGTAGCAGCGCTGATAAAACTACAAACAACACTCTAAGCGTCGCTCGAGCGGAGTAAGCACATATTTACCGGGAAAATTCGATATTGAGGGGCTGGAACTGCCGGCTATACATTCATCTATTCGTGAAGAAATCGCCATACATTGTAACCATTCTCCAACAGTTAGAAACAGTGTCTGTAAATTTAATCCATTATGACACAGAAAAGTTTATGAGTGTAAGGGCAGGTTACGATAGTGTATGGCGCAGTACCCCCGTACGTCCGAGACGGACGCTTCTCAGACTACAGGCCGTAATACCGAATTAAGCCGACGCAGCTACGTACAGTCGATTGCAGCGGTCGCAACTGGTGCGGCCGCACTCGGCACCGTCGGCACGGCCGCCGCCGACGACGACTACGAGGTTATCGAAGCATCCGGTCAGACGATCCAGGTTGGCGATGGTGAAACCTGGGAGAACAAGCTTATCGACATGACGACCGGCGGTGATATCATTATCAACGCCTATGGGTCCGATTGGACGATCCGAAACATCGGCTTCGACGGCCGAAACACCTCCGGCACCGGCTCCGCGACGTTCGGTGTCTGTGAAGAAGGTGGCTCGAGTACGATCGAAAACATCTACCTCGGCGATGGTTCCAACGAGCAAAACGGTGCCTCGACCGGCCACGGTCAGACCGCCTTTTGGGTCGACCCTGACCACTCCGGGCACGTCGATTTCCAGCACCTCAACATTCAGGGCTTCGCAGATAACGCAATCTACGGCTCTGCACCCGGCAACGCTGGTGGTGGGACCCTCCACATCGACGAGAGCTTCGCTGCGAACTGTCACGTCTCTCATTTCCGACTCGCAACGGAAGGGAGCAAAGTGACGAACTCGAGCATTTACGTCGACGACGAAGACTACGCAGGCCGGGGCATCTGGGCCTGGGCACCCGGCACCATTGAGGTCGAGAACTGCCAGA
The Natronolimnobius sp. AArcel1 genome window above contains:
- a CDS encoding GNAT family N-acetyltransferase, with translation MATNQTDQSTTGTDDTTATAPERDPIPSAPDDDEDDPYVIRPYEPDDREDFLELYDQVLGDRNDEWFRWKYEDNPYSDHVPMIVATYEGRIVGTKPAFPLELRIGEKTYQGLQPADVMVHEDHRRRGLYSRTTEQLKERYRDREAALFFNFPNEATLSGSLKHGWQIVEEVPTYYRVQQPDALAGDNERLETLAKFARPFANVYLRAREATVRSPHDVTVRRFADVPVEQFVELAEQATPGTIHANRDETFYEWRFNNPLWSYDAYVATRGGEPIAGLITGTRTEDGTKETCLTDVAPLGTTTERRDGLVAILERILDDRRSVAMVAASGRALPSDLLARFGFRSDQSRPFSRLTQPTTQVTYPLAGDDGHKWTVAGRAITDPLNWTVTFAEQDTW